The Erigeron canadensis isolate Cc75 chromosome 1, C_canadensis_v1, whole genome shotgun sequence genome segment TCCAGAGGCCACTTTATAGATATATCTTGAGAGCGTTTTTGTTTTGCCCAGTGGAAGCTTCTGTGAAGAATGTTTCTCAGGTGTTCTCCCTTTGGGTTAACTATATGGAACCATGGGTTAATAGTTTGGATGGGTTTTCAGAGCTTGATACGAACACAAATAGTTTGAAGAGAGATTCTATGAAGGCGGTTGAGACATCTCAACCGCGGGAATATTCATCCTCTTGGTCAGGCTTTGTGTTATCAAACTACCTTTTCTACAGTTCTTTGGTTATGCACTTTATCGGGTTTGCTCATAAATTCATTCACACTGATCCAGAAGTTATAGTGCAGATGGTATCCAAGGTTTGTCGACTTCTCATTATTCTGCCATTATAATTATTGCATGTTGTTTTGTGAAACTGCTGAATTCTTGTGAATTTATTAATAAACTAGTTTAGCTATTTGTTATCTTTTGAATTAATTTCCTTATATGGATGAAATGAAGTTCCTGTTTGGCTGTTTGTTACTTTGTTTAAGGCTCGAAATAATACTTTTGATTTATGATATTTAGGTTCTATTTATTTGAAGATTTATATCGACAAAATACATGTTCAGTGGTAACTTAGTACTTTTGATCTGGTTTGAAGAAAGAGTTCTTTAATTACATATTGCCTGGTCAGTTTTTGATTAGTCTATATCGTAGCATGACTTTCCAATTAGTAGTAGCTACAACCTTGAGTAAAAATTGACGAAGTTGAACTATTCGTGGCAAATGCATAAGCCATGGTTTTGTCAATGAACTGATGAAGAAGGTTAAAACTTCATGGAGTAATATGTTTTAGGGTAATAATTCTATATAAACATATGCAATAAGTATGACGGCGATAAGTTCTTTATTCCAAACTATATGTTAAATCaacatttttatactttttgaagTACTCAATTTGTAACCTTGGTCTCTTTGTGCATTCTATTGAGTTCGCCGTTACGGGATGGaagttatatgaaaatattatgCATGATTAGGAAATGTATGGTAACTGATATGCACAGCTAAGATTCAAAGTTAAACATAATTTTAATTTCAGCAAATATCTGTTTTGGGCTGCCCTCTGCAGGTAGTAAACGTATTAACATCGTCCAAGGAACTTGTGGACCTGATAAGAAACGTAGACACTGTATTTCATTCCACTCCAGCAGGGTCATCCAAGTCAACCCTCAATTCATTATACAGATTTGTACCTTCTATTCGTGAACAGTTGCAGGTAAATTTATATTACAAATTCACTTGTTCAAAAAGCTATTGAGTAGACTTGCTGAATTAAAGCTAGCTTTATGCAATTCTAGTTACTTAGCGATTCGTGCTTAACAACTATataaatttagtttaatataatttgtgtgtatatgtatatatattctcttATCAGTTTAAAGTGTTCCACCAACCTATAATTTGTGGCTTCAAGTTCTATTTGGTggatttctttttttctaattgTCAGTCGTTTATTCGTTTTAGCACATGAAGTTTTGTGTAGAATCATACgggcttttttttttggtacagTAGATGGCTTATAAGGCTCTTGACTTCATGTAGTATCATTTATTTAAGTGACCTTGACTTTTTGATGTGCTACTAGGACTGGGAGGATGGCTTATCTGAAACCAATGCTGATGGATCATTCTTGCAAGAGAACTGGAATAAAGATTTGAAACTATTCAGCACAAGTGAAGATGGTGGGCAGCAACTTCTTCAGGTATTTTGACTTTCCCCTGTTCTTGCTACATTGTTCatataatacattaataatgGGTATCAACACAATAACACCTAATGTGTTTTGCTTGAGAATTGAGATGGGATTGTAActtttgaaaagaaagaaatgggGAAAAGGTCTTGTTAAGTTCAGTTTTTAGGTCTTCATTTTTGTTGCATTTACACTGCAGCTTCTTGCTCTGCGTGCCGAGTCTGAGCTTCAAGTTATCTCACATGACAACCTTACTAACAACCTAATACTTTTAAGTTCCCTAAAGGCCCAGATGGGATGTTTATTTGGCGGCAGTTTCATAAGATCTTCAAGCATTTCAGAGGGAAGCAAACAATTCGGAATATCACATCATGATGTATTCAGTCCTAGAACTGCTGCGAACCGCCCTAGAAGAGACATAAGGTACAAGGGTGATTGGATGAAGAGACCAATTTCGCATGATGAGGTGGCTTGGCTGGCCAATCTACTTGTAAAATTATCTGGGTGGCTAAATGATATTCTCGGGCTGAATCCACGGGAAAATGGTCATGTGGGTCCCACTACATGGTCCTATGTAGAGGTTTCTGGTGATGCAGATACCAGTGTTGATGGACCTAAGGATACCTTGAGGTTGGTATTGGGTGCTCTTCGCTCGTGTCTGATCACATTTTGGTCATGGCTGATCTCATTGTGTAGGGAGTGTCTGAAGTTCATGCGAGAACATGGTATGAGGGTGAATTTGAGAGCGTTGGCTTCGAAGAAAATATTGACGGTGGTACTTATTGCCATTGCATTTAGTGCGCTCAAGAGAATGTTTTCCAAGTTCCATTTGGTCTGACTGAGGGATGGTCTCACCTTTTCAGGTTGTCTAACTCAAAATGTTATTTCGGTGCGAAAGTCACATagttcatttgtttttttcaagAATAGAAATGTGCAGTTTGTTTTTCAAGTCTTTGAATCTGATACGTGTTTGAAAGGGGAGATTTTCGGGTTTAGCATCCTCTGTAAATTTCTACTTTGtcgttaaatatttttatatatttgagaTACGATATTTCTAATCAAGAATAATCAAACTATGATATGGCTCGACTGGATTCTTTTCATTCACTGTGAAGGAAGTGCAAACTAGACTAGATTAGTTAACAATCCTGCCGTTTCCAGAAAAATGAGATTAGCTAACAATAAATGCTATATGTTCCCAAGTGTTCAGGTAGAAAACTgtaatgggtatttgaaatagacattttaaattcgagggagctctctagcgcgaacccggttaagacaacgtatgctagactttttgctgtcgaatcgcgacacgaagtttcaagcgaaattcacttttcaaaaaaagaaaactgtAATGGGCCTGGGCTAGTGCTGTCCTAAGTCCTAACCATTTTTATCACTGATCAGGTTTAGCCAATTCTGTCTAGATTTCCTCAGCATGTACAACCTTGTCATAAGTAAATGCACCAGCAGCTCAGCTGGTCTCGCTGCCCAGCTTGCATTGATCACAGTCTCATTTCATCACCTTTTACTCTTTTAGCTTTGTTTTTATAGTTATAGTTCTACCAGATAAATACTCCGTAACTTGTTTGATCCGAACTAgaatataccttttttttttgttgaagacTCCTATTTCTAAATTACGAGAATAATTGGAAATGGAACTTAGGTGTCTCGAGATACCTCCCCAATAATTTCATTAATCGTGgggaaaatgaatttaatttcTTCTTGGTGTTTATGTTGGACGGAGTGTTCGTGAAATAAAGGGTGTTGCTGTCAGGTGACATACTTCTTTAAAAAACTTTAGTTTGAATTCTCTTTTACTAAAGACGAAAGATAAAAATGGAAGGCACAAGGTAACACCATCAGACAAAAGTCAACTCGACCAAggtatttgcggcgacgtcgccgctaatactctgacactgacagggCCCCCGCTTTTTTCTctgccagatttaccattaaggacatgggggcccgcagtattagcggcgacatcGCCGCTAATACTACCTGGTTgaggtttgactttttttagccTGGTGAGCTTACGCTCCTCGTAAAAATGTTGATGTCGatttaactttattaaaattaataaataaaaagtatatgcTAAATTACATGACATTACAACATACATCAATATTAAGGCATACTATAGTAGATCATGATCATTCAAACTTGGTTGTGGAAATTGCCTTTGACTAGTCTTAGGGTCTATTTGGCAAGAGaattttataggtttttaaagGCTTAAAAGTtcttagcttttaaaaataagctattttgaaaattatagcCCTGTTTGGtaatacataataatttaaaaacccAACATCGAAAAATTCCTAAAAGCCTCAAAAAGTCTTTAAAGTAAAAGCTCGTAggaaaaaagttgaaaaaaaagccccAGCCCCTATATTCAACCAATATGTTTAGACAATAATATAAAGGGGGAAGTGAAGGTGAAACTGTTATGCACTTAACTTGAGTGAAATCACTATCACATGTTGTTGGTTAATTTTTTGGCTGCAATCAATCATTCCATTAGGGATAAGGGTGCAGAGCCAAACATTGACAAATTGGCTTGTTTTTGGCTCTTTTCTAGCCAATCGTATATCGCCACGTATATTTGCCAAAAGCTAGTCAATTCTTGCCAAAAAGTAGTTAAAAGTGGTGGTGTAGTGCAacaaaactagccaaaacttACCAAAATGCCAATGCcggaaaatatataaaagtgacCGGACAATATATAAAAGTGACAAGGTTAACGGAAAATGTATAAAAGTGaccggttttttttttatataaaatatagacTTGGGCTCAGAGTTTGGGGGTCAGGAATTCGGAAGTCGAAGACGTCATGGCTGCCAACCCAAAGGTTTACCCCACCAAGATATTCCCTGGATCATCCGAGTCTCATTTTTTACGAGcattttgtatcatcatcaCCCATCTAACGTAACACCGACAACCTAActgttcaacgatatcatcatcgGCATAATACTACTTTTCTGGCTATCTATTGATTTAATGGAACAAAAGATGGTAACACTACTAAGGAAAAATCCGGCAATGTTGCCGCTAAAttaacactaccaagctaatcacaaacatgcaattaacggcaatgtaaataagataaatatacatataagcaAGCATAAGCAGTAGTAGTTAACTGGAAAACCCAAAAAAGGTCTCGCCGGAATACCGTACaaaccggaaaccccaaaaaggagTCACGGGAAAACCGAAATAACACCgccagaaaccccaaaaaggagCCACCGGATCACATGCAACAAACGATTAAACCAAAAACCTCAAAAATTAATCACCAGAAAACCGATTAAACCAGAATCCTCAAAAAAGGAGTCACCGGAAAACCGATTAAACCAAAACCCCCAAAAAAAGGGTCACCGAAAAAGTAGCCAAAAAGCCAATGGAATTTGTCAAGTGCACCCTTGCCAAATCCAAACAACTTTTTGGCCGGCTGTAACAtctcaaactttttatttaacggttgacttgagtcgctAACTCAACGTATCCGTTACGTCCATGTTAAATTTAAAGCTTATATGTAGTTAATGTGTTGTGCGTGTGAGACTTGAATGTCTTATTGATTGACGTagtaatgtgtttaagatgtaGTTATATGCCTTTAGAGGTGTTCAAAGTGTTTATTGAGTTGTATATAGTTCATATAGGTGTTTAGGGCTAATAATGTGAcgtttggaagcttagggacgagttttgacatagggtgaAAGTCAAATACGGGATTAGGGTCAAAGAGCAAGTCTTTAGCTTCTAATCATTCATaatatccttttctctttgagccctaaccattccccattgccataatcaattccttgttcgatttcattttcgtttggttgattcgagagtgttttgatcaagtttttgaattctctttgtaatctccaggtatcccaggtataataacattgattttatgttatttcaatcatataatcagatccataactgatttagGTCATTAGATGATCAATTGATGTCTTAAACGTTGATTCGTTGACCTAAAGCgtttaattatgtgatgcaaatcaagtaagaattaatcaatgatttcattgcatcattatggtcttaaaatggtgaattttgaggtacaaaagtcgttcataaggttatgggtcgtttggggtgtgtttggttaagttttggaggttaaacaataaGGTTTGTGCAGATTCGGGGATAGCTGCACCGCAACTACTAAGCTGCTGCGCAACTAGAAAACAGTGACCTTTAGTTGCGACGCAACTTGGTGGTTGCGACGCTGTTAAGTTGCGTCGCAACAGCGatagaattttcaaatggccataacttttgaaccgtaactccgtttttaacaaataagctatccacggaatcgtaagagagtctactttctaatggttatgtttttaaaagatgattgtgatgtcaagtttccagaaaggttaatttagtgagtgaatgtcgagtttcgtcgagttatgtaagctttaaagtattaatcgaatgtccgatgcatcaagccttgtcatgagtcatgtttatagatacttaggcttgattcatgaacaaaagtaagtaggtacttgtttagcttattatatcgtttaatgattataggtagtcgggaatatttgcaaagctcggtaacttacgttatcttTTTGTGctcttctacgaggtaagatacactactttgacacgctgagggttcaacaaaaacatagttttcatataataacttccccaaatggtatcttgtttgcttatgtgtactcgggattatacgggaggtgatatgggctatgtagatgcatattgaagcctgaaatgctaccccaatgatatgtactaatatgagatgctatgtatgcttaatagatgaagtgaaatatgatatgagataatAGGTGTTTTGCAACGATATATGACatgagatgatagatgatatgaaatgatgtacgatctatgatgataaatgatatgcaatgttgtaatgatatacgatatgcatgATGTACGTTATGTAACAATGCATGCGAtataatgatatgctatgaaatgctatgaaatgctatgtaatgtcttgagatgaagtgaaatgtgttatatgttgatgatatgtaaagtgtgcatgactacatggcttattcatctagttcactagacttgttaagttgccatgacatgtgcacgtttaagggcccaaacataaaaagatgatatgtgatgatgtttaggtaacgtggacacctaaactatatgtgatgtaaaccgagctcgtatatgatatgaaagtgttaagcttaacccgtacttgcccttgcccggcgggtgcgtatatggttgcttgggtggctccttgcaacataattacgtggtttgagtatctccaggtggcgtgattaaccaccaatgtctttgaacatacggactactcctggattggcttgccattccttaacgacattgatggaccgccgtaaggcttatccatctagtcgggtgtgaggttccctgttaggtcttatgaccgcctacacacaaatttacaccttatatgtgatgagtgacttatgtcacgcctaatgtaagtgacttatgtcacactatgcgatgatgcttatatgttatatgtaaagtaaaagatgattaggcacaattaggtgattcaacctatgatgatgatgtttgatgcgATGATATGTTATGGATGATGTGATGCATCGATGTGATATGTGACTTGACGATGtaattatgacttttatataatgttttaaatggacaaacgttttataaactatgtgttatcttacttagctaattcgttagctaacacttgctcttttaaaatgtgttgtgccttcaggtccaacaatagtgagcaggtagatgtgagaagatgtgaggcatgggtagatgatcttgaagttggttgtagtttacccatagtggctgctcgcattagacattcatttatgtttagatatttatgatttgtaattactataatgtcggttgtttaatgttgggcaaccaatggatttccatttaaacttgttttgatgatatggctaataacaccattttatgaataaactaaacagattttgttggtttggacttttaaggtttaattccgctttcttttaACGCcattaggcgaaagtttttggaaatccatatttttaaacgacgggtgttacaccgGCGACCATTGAAAACCCCAAACATGGGTTTCAGATCTTACTGGAATAAGGGTACTATACGTTAGGAGCATCGACAAGTTTTTTCCAACATGGATTCTAgcaatagaagccaagaaaacCATATGATtagcctcaaaatcgaaaacccctaaattaattttttaggTTTCCGGTGGAAATAATTTTGGCACAGGAACAAAAAAAGGTCATATAgcacgctcccaacgttcacaaggATCGGCCAAATATGGCCGATTTATATAGCTGATCAAACTTACCAATGTTTGCCGATACACATGCTACAAGGAAGAAAAGAACCAATCCTTGCATAATAAATTTGTCGAATGCACCCTTGCCCCTTACAATGCTAAATCTCAATATTGCATTTGGTTAGCCATTATGAATTATGAATGGAATAACTCATTTAATGAGAATGAGTAATAGTGTTCCATTGGTAAACATCTTTTTAATTCTTAGGGGAGGGACATTATTTTCTTCAATTCATTCTTTCTATTAGAGGGGAGAGAGTGGTCGCGGGGTAGGTGTTTGCCGCTAGCGGGCCTGCGCGGGTGTATCGCCGCCGACCATTCCCAGCATGAGAGAGAAGGAGAGATTCGGTGTAAGTCCCCAATGGGGGGaagaaggagagagaaaatggagGAAGAGAGAGAGTGAGATTGAGATTGATTGGCtggtctttttttttcttttttgattaaaaatggtgcaaatatatatatatatatgtatatatatctatacattgatgaagaagaagatagaAGCACACAACAGATCTCGATctgttctttttttaattatttttatttattgttaattacATTTTGGTCCCTGTAACTATTTATCTATTTACATATCAACCCTCataaactatttatttatttatgttaattacATATCAGTCcctgtattttatttttttatattatttattgtatatatatatatgttttagtttatatagtttggaaaatagtattaaaaataaatgaaaaagaaatgatgaggtGGAAATTGGGGGAAGATGGAGGAAAGTGACGCAAGTGATTTGGGGAAGATGGGGGAAGATTGGAGAAAAATGAGGTGGAAAGTTTTGATTGGTTAGTGTTGATGGAAGATTGGTGACCATTCTCTTCCCCATTACC includes the following:
- the LOC122579880 gene encoding uncharacterized protein LOC122579880 — encoded protein: MISHTYATDAQSKSADLAATIAAASTPELIAAACDDIESFLLKHSPDQSRWFFSVTFPTLICKIFGFDEQKPQFQNPNGNGNGWIDIVASVNGSDISSKIFKLLAPDSVLMNSITAVDRLSLVKYVFPSERLPEWFRITLQNSRQCVVLSDLCPLFKGRLSDEVPYQIQLNILEYYLFWFAYYPVSKSRYDSNVADSNNVSVSKRFRLESWAYKSIPVFGSAGKRGGNERKDGEAGGLYVRLLRAYLVFFVPLSDLNAQSPYRSSLLHYSSSYDSLVLENAEFFVNTLIHFWIVENDFSPLPVKLCKSFGVVLPLRSVLAEVPPAAGLGEFVNVFVKYFHSCLVPSSVEGSDQVELGKATMWRGTGSVDMKYRDMFSGLGSIAYWNSCIQRPLYRYILRAFLFCPVEASVKNVSQVFSLWVNYMEPWVNSLDGFSELDTNTNSLKRDSMKAVETSQPREYSSSWSGFVLSNYLFYSSLVMHFIGFAHKFIHTDPEVIVQMVSKVVNVLTSSKELVDLIRNVDTVFHSTPAGSSKSTLNSLYRFVPSIREQLQDWEDGLSETNADGSFLQENWNKDLKLFSTSEDGGQQLLQLLALRAESELQVISHDNLTNNLILLSSLKAQMGCLFGGSFIRSSSISEGSKQFGISHHDVFSPRTAANRPRRDIRYKGDWMKRPISHDEVAWLANLLVKLSGWLNDILGLNPRENGHVGPTTWSYVEVSGDADTSVDGPKDTLRLVLGALRSCLITFWSWLISLCRECLKFMREHGMRVNLRALASKKILTVVLIAIAFSALKRMFSKFHLV